GCGGGGCCTGGGACGCCTTTGCCCAAATACTGCAGCGTGGCCACGACCCTGAAGGCCCCTGCCTGGGCCGGCACTGCTCCTCCCTGGGACCTCTCCTTCACCTGCCCCCTCGCCTGCAGAGCACCCTGGCTGACCCGGCACAGCCTCCTCACCAGGTACCCATCTgtgcttcttttttcctctctgttcttgGCTCAAAATGGTGGGAGACACGATGGCCCAGGAGGGAGAGGACTTGCTTCCTGGGAAGGCTGAAAGGGTTCCTTACCGGTGTGGGCTGCGTTCCTTGGGTTATTATGATCCCCCCAACTGTActcacaataaataaataagtaaatacatagaGACTTGCCTGgaggtccagtgtttaggactccaggattccactgcagggaacacaggttcgatacgtggttggggaactaagatcctgcatgcctccatgtgcagccaaaatataaataaactctAATCCCAGCGACAAGGGCTGACCTAGCTTTTGTCCCGCCTTGTAGTGGAGGGGCTGATGTCAGAGTTGATATGTGTGGGAGAAGGCAGGCATCACCAGTTATAAAACTTCTGGCTCATTTTATCATCTTCTCTGCAACTTGCCCTGGCACTATATGAGGAAATTAGGTGAGGTCGCCCGATCCCGCCTCAGGTTCCCTCAGTTGTCCTAGCTTTTTGTGAATGGTACCCAAAGTTAGCTATCTACAGTGTGACTACTAGAGGGGAAGGGAACCTCAGCCGATAAGCATATACAAATCTTGCAAGTCCCATGCTATTCAAGTCAGTCTGCCCAGGCCTGAACCCTATAGTCCCTTTTCTTGTTTCACCCATGTGGACCATTTCCCTTCAAAGCCAGAGTTTAAACAGTCCTGTATCCTGGCTTGCCcacaaaataaacactttttttttttttttttttttcggaaaACCAAAACCTGATTCAACAATTCCCTATGGCTTGGTTTTGTCTACCAGAGTTCCCAGAACCAGCTTCTCCTTTTTTCTGTCCCTCAGCCTCTTACTCAGCCCCTGTGCTTCCCCCGTTCAGACACTTCCTCCTCTCTTCCGACTCCATGGTGCTCAGCCTCTTTGCAGTTTTGCTCCTTTGTCATCACCATCCAAGCCTCCACACCTCATCCTGGAATCCCGCACACCACCTCAGGATCTCCCTTCCTGGAAGAACACTTTCCTGGCCTGCTATCTAGTCTCAGAACCAGTTAATCTGGCCATCCTGTTATATATCAAGGCTAATCCCATTCTGATTACCTTGAAACAATCCCCAGGCCTTAAACAGCGATTCCCTtcactctcctctcctccttcctcttccagcAATTTACCTTATCGGAAGTCACAGATTGCCACTCTTTACACGGGCTTCTGTTCCATATCGCCTTAACTGTCAAGTTCACCCCATGGTTCTGCTCAGACCTAACTTTGAAATGTGTTTCTTGATAATTTTAGGGCTTGCTTTTCTCTGCTTCCCTAATTCCATTTACTTTCCCCCAGATATGCATCTTACTACCCGTGTCTCCACATTGCTGACCCAGCATGGCAGGGGCCTGGCTGGCTGGGAAGAGTTGGAGAGGCTGCTGACACATGGGTCCTGGCAAGAAGGGAACCAGATGGCTTTTATTACAGGGCTCAGATAAAGGCTGCTCCAGAGGCAAGTCCCTCAGTCCCCATGTCTCCCCATATGCTCCTCTGGGTGGCCCTGTCATACCTGATATGCCTCAGCTGTTCAGTGTCTTAAATAAGCACAGATCTTCCATGGCCAGGAGGTGGAAGTGAAAATGTAATGTCAGTGAGCGcatcagtttgctgctgctgctgagtcacttcagtcgtgtccgactctgtacgaccccatagacggcagcccaccaggatgccccgtccctgggattccccaggcaagaacactggagtgggttgccatttccttctccaatgcatgaaagtgaaaagtgaaagtgaagttgctcagtcgtgtccgaccctctgcaaccccatggactgcagccttccaggctcctccatccatgggatttgccaggcaagagtactggagtggggtgccattgccttccccaatcAGTATGCTAGGGCTGCATAACAAAGTGGCACAAACTGAGTAGCTTTAACAATAGAAATTGATTTTTTCAGTTCTGGAGAGAACCAGGTGTGGGCAGGGGTGGTGATTCTGAGGGCTCTGGGGGAGGATCTGTTCCGTGcacctctcccagcttctggtggtttgctggcaatctttgATGTCCCTTGGCTTGTCTAAGCATCCCCCCGCACTTGGTCTTCATCTTCACTTGCTGTTCCCCCTGAGCTCATGTCTGtgttcaaatttcccctttttataaggacaccagtcattgggtTAGGGGCCCACTCTACTCAGTCATCCTCAGTGTGACTTTGTCTTAAGTCATTTAGACTTAAGTGTGACACATTTTGAGGTCCCAGGGGCTAggacatcaacatgaattttggggggacatAATTCAACCCGTAACAGTGAAGAAAATGTACAGTAAAAGCACTTCGTTTAGGAAGATTCGGTGTGTAGAGTTACGAGCACCAGCCTAAGGGAAAGAGGAACCAACCTATGTATACCTCATGTGCGCCTGTGTCCTTCCGCATGGGAGCATAGTCCCTGTGTGCTGGGGCCAGGCCTGGGCTTTACTTTGCTGACTGCTTGCTTCAttgggatttttctttcttttcagagtCAGACTTTGTGAATGTGGGTCCATAGAGGGAAAACTGttgtgatttattaaaaaaaaatatgttatagAATTTCCAATCAAAAGTCATTTTGTCATTTTCCAGTAACTAATATGTGAGTTCAAATGAAATATCagcaggagtttgctcaaatataGATTCTGTCTAGTGACTAGATAGAAGTTAATTTGTAACCACACTTTATCGCTCTTCAAAAATAATACTGAGTTCTCCCAACAGCCTGTTCTTTTAATTAGCTCAGtattcctcctgccctccctgtcAGGCCGCTCGTTCCTTCCTCGGCCCTGCCTCCCCTCATGGACATGCAGGCAGTGCACAGGGCTGCCCTGAGGGCAGCCACAGATGTCCCTGCCTGGCAGGGCCTGTGATTGATACCCCACCCCTGGCTAGTCCAGGACACGGGGACAAGGCTTCCTGGGAGGGCTGGGAGAACTCTTCCTGGGGTGCTTTGGGAAAGATGGAGAGGACCCAGTTTACTCCTGTGAATTGCAGACCAAAAATAAagataggagaaaagaaaaacaggaaaagaaagagcACGGGAAGGGAAAGGCAGGAAGTGATAAACAAGAGTGGCCACAGCAAGAAGCAGAGGGAGAGCCTCTGCCTCATAGCCGGCCTGTCCCTGCCGTAATGGGCTTCAGCAGCACCTGGCCTGGCCCCTTCCCTAGCTGGCCTCTGCTGTGTGGGAGGGAGCCCCTCAGCCTGGCGCTGGGCGTTGTAGGGAACCATGAAGCTCCCTGTAGTACTTCCTAAGGCCAGGTattattctgaatattttccTTCCCACAGCTGGAGAGGCAGGGGGTCCTGCTGGTGGAATTTGAGGCTCCCCTTGCCACAGGCCCAGAGCTGCCAGCCCAGCAGCAGAGCGTGGTCTTAGAGGAAGATGTCATTCAGTTCTCGCCAACCATGGAATTCTCACTGCGACCTGGGGACAAGGTGCTGGCACCCTGGGGCCCTGACCAACAACGCTATGGCCCTGGCACTGTTCTCTTGGGCTTGGAGGCGAGAGACCCCCAGAGAGGTAAGGGAGCTGCTCTGGGGCTCCCCGGGAGCCAGGCTGGTGATCAGGCTGAGGAAGGAGCAAAGCGGCTGTCTCTACAGCTTAGGGGTCTTAGGGGCTTGAGGAAATCCTTACCCTTTCACTTGCAGCTTCATCCCGAGGGTGGCCACAGATAGACAAATCATAtttttccaattataaaatatttgttatcaGGGCAAAATCACCCAAGGCTACTATGTCTATGTTGGTTACCTGACCTATGGTGTGGTGAGGTTATCCAGAGGTCACACCTGTACTCGGTCCCCCACAATGTCATCCAGGCACGGATACAGTGTCCCCTTGTGTGGGGCCGGCCAGGCAGCATCGTTGTAATTCAAACCACAAAGGAggcttctcctcccctccccctacctGAGGAGGTGTTGGGTTTTGATGAGAAAAGTGAGACATGGAGGCACAGGACGGGGAGGTAAACGTGGGGCAGGTGAGGGACGTCCCTGGCAGGCTTTGCAGGGAGAGGTGTGCGTGAGACAGCAGGCAAAGCTGAGGGGCTGTGCTGAGGCTTTGCTTCTGGGGACAGGAGAACCTTTACCCTTGATGTAGAAGAGGCGGTTGTAACAAAATGTTGCCCTTCTCTGTTACATAGCATCCCcgaaagaagaagaaattactGTTCATTTCTGGAATGGCAGGACAGCTCCAGTGCCTCTCAGAGGGGTCCAGTGGGTGCCCCCAGCTGTCTGGAAGAAGGCCGTGGACGGGCTGCATAAGCCTTTCGCCAGGCAGCACCCCAGGCCCCTCCTCTGGGCCCCTTGTTGCTCTCTGGTGGGGCCGGTCACTGGATTTGTCACCAGCGGGCTTCCTTTGAGCCCTCCATTCCTGTGTGCTCCCTGCTACCCACATGCTGGCTGCCAGCTGCTGGTCCAgggctgcctctgctgctgccccCTGGCTGGACCCACATGGTGGCCTCCAATCAGGACCTCAGGGGTCGCAGCCAGAGAACCTCCAGAAGCGGAGCTGAAGCCCACAGCCCAGCTTTTGCCCCTGGAGAATCCTGAGGAGGAAGAAGTGGCAGTGCAGGCTCCCGCggctgtttcctcctcctccacctcctcctcttctgaAGACGAGGATTTGGAGAATGAGCTGGAGATGGGCCCCCCTCAGAGGCTGCTGGTGGACAGCACAGTCAACACGGACCCCATCCTTCTCGAGAAGTCTCCGAGGAAGCAGGGTGGCCTCTGCCAGCCCGAATGGAGGTACTGGAGGAGAAACGGGCCTGAGCCGTACCCAGGGAAGCCAGGTAGGCCTTTTCCTAGGGTGGGGCTGAGGcccctgctcccttcccctcTGTAACCCCCTCCTTGGCGGGGGTTGGTCTCTCAGGAATCCGATACACTTGTCTGCTGTGATGGAACTGGAAGTAACACTGGGGGGTGTGGTCATGTTGAAGGGGGGCTGTGATAAGAGGGAAGTAGTGGGCTTTATTGATTAAATGGAAACCTAACAAGAAAGGATGAGCCGATCTTGGTGCTAAGCTTTGCATCCCTATTTAACAACTGTCCTTTCTTTCTTCACTAGTCTACTGGAAGGACACTGCCATTGTCCGTTTCTACCCTCCCCTCCTTCACTTTTCTTGGAGGCTATGATTTTTCTCTACATGTGCAGTCAGAATGCCTCCACGTGTTGATTAGAGTCTTCAAGACCCTGAGAACTCAGAAACGTCTTTAAATATTGGTCATCAGACCCTACTCTTCATATGAGCCCCTGAAGAAGTCAGAGTGGGAAGAACCGGCGCAGCCTTAATCATCTCACTCTGCCATGGAAAGGGGAGGCAGGGTCACTGTTGGCAATCTGCAGCCACTCCCGAACTTCTTTACCCCAGCAAAGACCTGTGTGACATGCCCTCGTAGGCTTAGGGTAGTGTGTCACTGATAATGCCTCATGCCATGTGATCTAAATTCCCAATGTGGCCCAGAAAGAGCAGATACCTAAGGCAGCTTGCAGAGCTTTATGAAGGAGATGGCTTGCCCTAGCCagccctcggagaaggcaatggcaccccactccagtattcttgcctggaaaatcccatggacagaggagcctgatgggctgcagtccatggggtcgctaagagtcagatacaactgagccacttcactttcacttttcactttcatgcactggagaaggaaatggcaacccactccagtgttcttgtctggagaatcccagggacagaggagcctggtgggctgccgtctatggggtcgcacagagtcagacacgactgaagcgacttagcagcagcagcagccagccctAGACTAGTCTAACCCTAATTCAACCTTCAGTGAACTAAATGAACATTGAACCTGGGGCAGGGATACTGAGGGTTAAAGAATACCACTGCTAAGGGTATTAAGGATCTGTAGACACTGCCCACTCGGGGACTCACTGTGAGTCCCCATTGAAGCCATTGCCCTATTTCCAGGATATCTGCTTAGTCAGGACCTCTCAACCCACAGGGATTTCAGTCTTGCTCCAGGCATAAGGACTTTATTAGTCTTCCGTTCCAGGAAGCTGAGAAATTGTTTCCACAGGGAGAAACTTGCTTGGTGACTCCTCTGGGTCCCTGGCCTTTGGAGTGGGCAGGGATAGACATATTAGTtgctgatttgtttttgtttggctgtgttgggtcttagttgtggcacccagGGTCTTCATCGTGTCATGTAGGATCTTTCCtggtgcagcacatgggctctctagttgtggtacacgggcgcCCTGCggcatgtgcgatcttagttccccaaccagggattgaactcagatcccctgcattgcaagatggattcttaaccactggaccaccagagaagtcccaactgCTGTTGTATTTTATATGATGGTTTCTTCCTTAGATTTCAAGGTGTGGGACCTTTCCCCCATGTCTGAGAGGGAATAACTAGAGGGACAGGAATCTAGCTATGACCAGTGGAGCTTTTCCTCCACTCTCTAAGAGGACACTTTGTATAGAAAAATGTCAAGATGGGGCAGGGAGAGCTTCCTGGATGTCTTTCCTTGCAGTGAAAGGCCTTGGCAGAAGTGCTTGGAAACAGGTTTCTACAGGTGTGTCCTCTAACAAGTgataatataaacaaaatagtGCCCAAATCTAGAGTTTTCAAGTTAAATTCTCCATGGCTTCCACTGCCTCCTGCTTCAGCACAGACTAGGGAAAGAAAAGCTTTATCTATCCAGAGGGAGTAGCCTGTGGGGAGCAACTGAGATAGGATGAGGCCCTGCCTCATGGAGAGGCAGGCCAGTGGGGTAACCAGAGGGCCATGGTGCG
This sequence is a window from Bubalus kerabau isolate K-KA32 ecotype Philippines breed swamp buffalo chromosome 15, PCC_UOA_SB_1v2, whole genome shotgun sequence. Protein-coding genes within it:
- the C15H11orf16 gene encoding uncharacterized protein C11orf16 homolog, with translation MDSSAGPGTPLPKYCSVATTLKAPAWAGTAPPWDLSFTCPLACRAPWLTRHSLLTRYASYYPCLHIADPAWQGPGWLGRVGEAADTWVLARREPDGFYYRAQIKAAPELERQGVLLVEFEAPLATGPELPAQQQSVVLEEDVIQFSPTMEFSLRPGDKVLAPWGPDQQRYGPGTVLLGLEARDPQRASPKEEEITVHFWNGRTAPVPLRGVQWVPPAVWKKAVDGLHKPFARQHPRPLLWAPCCSLVGPVTGFVTSGLPLSPPFLCAPCYPHAGCQLLVQGCLCCCPLAGPTWWPPIRTSGVAAREPPEAELKPTAQLLPLENPEEEEVAVQAPAAVSSSSTSSSSEDEDLENELEMGPPQRLLVDSTVNTDPILLEKSPRKQGGLCQPEWRYWRRNGPEPYPGKPGIRLCSTQKDEKSNRQQREKPAAAGSPRELALNVTGMKPLQILPKEAGHRKLSQGTAAHQRGQNSKTKSPKDQGS